A genomic region of Plasmodium malariae genome assembly, chromosome: 14 contains the following coding sequences:
- the PmUG01_14044300 gene encoding conserved Plasmodium protein, unknown function, with the protein MMTLRRIRRAWFSSDVNISNLLRKKAILFENVKRENCKKELILNYFNMKGVKLKSGDIHIMTNIFCRPTGRIIVLIDDIKKQNFNFNFDTHNRKEHNADTENIAESCNTEKNGMGENNNSLHDSSDVINSEKNKKTYCQLSSKEDNKLFVQKDNQTGSETTSSKRWNMQLKNMFKDCKIHLCDDYEIEKFIEECERFLRFTEDIKRIAKFENLNKIVTIINIPSCYGRKEVAQIIFDCAKINVELKNIIFRFKKNGIQSDCAYVLCNNINDANIILNKMQEYPVAKKYHLKEFFGTCFLYASKNNLFISSDKLDYITIFSKYKIFTCGWHKDISIKEFESFLITLKIFPNKIIKINYNTKVITDDIRDSFDSQQRDEKDGKGNGINGIVPDKIKANEVSHKRGNNVDSNTSNKYQLSHIDYNHILINIEEFCSSMSIYDKLNEANELNTSSFILFFENMRMTKKVFTKFERLKKKWKMSATNNFYAYPKIPDIHFNDDENYKDENDYEDSDLDEEIEY; encoded by the exons ATGATGACACTACGTAGAATTAGGAGAGCGTGGTTCAGTAGTGATGTTAACATATCAAACCTTCtaagaaaaaaagcaattttatttgaaaatgtgAAGAGagaaaattgtaaaaaagaattaatattaaattattttaatatgaaaGGTGTAAAATTGAAGAGTGGTGATATACACATTATGACCAATATCTTTTGCAGACCTACAGGAAGAATTATTGTTCTAATTGATGATATCAAAAAGCaaaatttcaattttaattttgataCCCATAACAGAAAGGAGCATAACGCAGATACCGAAAATATAGCGGAATCATGCAATACGGAAAAAAATGGCATGGGTGAAAATAACAACTCGTTGCATGATAGTAGTGATGTGATTAATTCggaaaagaacaaaaagacGTATTGTCAATTGAGCAGTAAAGAGGATAATAAGTTGTTTGTCCAAAAGGATAACCAAACAGGGAGTGAAACTACATCTAGTAAAAGGTGGAATAtgcaattaaaaaatatgttcaaAGATTGTAAAATTCATTTATGCGATGACtatgaaatagaaaaatttatagaaGAATGTGAAAGGTTTTTAAGGTTTACAGaagatattaaaagaatagcaaaatttgaaaatttaaataaaatagtaactATCATAAATATTCCAAGCTGTTATGGAAGAAAAGAAGTAgcacaaattatttttgattgTGCTAAAATTAAtgttgaattaaaaaatattatttttaggtttaaaaaaaatggaatacaAAGTGATTGTGCTTATGTCTTAtgcaataatataaatgatgcAAATATTATACTAAATAAAATGCAAGAATATCCAGTAGCTAAAAAATATCATCTAAAAGAATTCTTCGGtacatgttttttatatgccTCCAAAAATAACCTTTTTATTAGTTCAGATAAACTAGattatattacaattttttcaaagtataaaatatttacgtGTGGATGGCATAAGGATATCTCAATAAAGGAATTTGAAAGCTTTTTAATTACTCTCAAAATTTTTccgaataaaattattaaaattaattacaacACAAAAGTGATTACAGATGATATTCGTGATTCCTTTGACTCGCAGCAAAGGGACGAAAAGGATGGAAAAGGAAATGGTATAAATGGTATTGTACCTGATAAGATAAAAGCTAATGAAGTATCCCATAAAAGGGGAAATAACGTAGACAGTAACACAAGCAATAAATACCAACTGAGTCATATAGATTACAATcacattttaataaacataGAAGAGTTTTGTTCTTCGATGAgcatatatgataaattaaaCGAAGCTAACGAGTTGAATACATCatctttcattttattttttgaaaatatgaGGATGACAAAAAAGGTGTTTACAAAATTCGAAAGactaaaaaagaaatggaaaATGTCAGCTACCAACAATTTTTACGCATACCCCAAAATT CCGGATATTCATTTTAACGACGACGAAAATTACAAGGATGAAAACGATTATGAAGACTCGGATTTGGATGAAGAAATAGAATATtaa
- the PmUG01_14044400 gene encoding RNA-binding protein, putative yields MIFINLCLLLGFPIFNASAYLKRNRTVINYIYYKTDKFKKRKQNINFRLRNSKDEDTESYIPHIYKDIAPCLKDLADEEYSYKDLLNVYFPETVEREKKMKEEKELREKKIEEKDNYKKFSGEIKDTEKIMKEKLRDECNIQNFEHISKINDHKKKNKALDIAYDVIEDSLKDIYLDSKFKRNYNDEEEKKNYLEIAKKEKDMLYTDLINKPSIVSCSSTVDLFGVFYDSKDYKNEKKLLLEMDKIINSEPFKSNQGNILQDVDTILKKNKIPTRIRNFLIKYRSIAIKINNMKKSENGKKKVQESTNKQDANSDISISSNEEKENEGTINKRMFSNYGDNDQQNNNMQIEGGIDDETAECSDKKLNEGNEYNDMESCKNVNNKQGKIGVEKNYKDFLKDLNKVIITLHNNINNEKLIRRDQYFIDELYEEYKKHVKSMHIKRNRLEPQKNKYDFLTFVHEHYEEYYFFKYGNFAYDFNEQVEKVKSKIEKENCYNKLDKTPKIKEKEHTKNVHNDMDIVTHVEGKEEKVQDNTSLGSTISMPTVPSCISGKADNMRPVNTMSNNKECTILKGLKNNKKLKKHVLVDIIRNYQKRIYDIYKPNNFITNLYGFDNYIENEKYDKEINITLNKYSILNYDSKEALNNDERLYVGKLIFGKIFKIEKNFAYVDINYAFYAELHVDQMPYNIDNIKSVFKVNDKLIFEIFKMYPDRILLTLKNIQKINDLNKILLHKTQDIPFDVHVVSLIKNGINVSYNDIYTFIHISALSSKYKIKVEENEKIDETIVNQKIKVLCTDINKLSFSNLLYEQNEQLKKMNMYDLIEVEIIHISKYGLMVKYEDVVGLIHISEISKKKIDNIDDIFKINDKLKGIIINIDYDNRRFSLSMKILERDGRNIIDHKSQIYDDLPYIVEVIKKRNSNFKIDDSNIKNQLLSLIDIYRNDDNGTKGNTQKGETNSNNIIKEKCDTGVTVESEVENEVKSDINRRENVEGDLLQNESAQMQEYNEQIQHDDKDKPLRTSEREKDTLDGAIYSDEQQEERELSIDIHNQLIPYIMLKQTESEKTEDEEKGREIIWNLEDEEFLHSNSPVQSIQFSEYQWSYLKEKKWVNFPFNINRIMNYYFNIYDDFFTYKDKNVMYEINFVKLIRVDMTTGLYNKIRKSAK; encoded by the exons atgatttttataaatttgtgTTTGCTGTTGGGGTTTCCTATATTTAATGCGTCTGCTTACCTAAAACGGAACCGAACTGTTATCAATTAc aTATACTATAAGACAGATAAgtttaaaaagagaaaacaaaatatcaATTTCCGACTGCGTAATAGCAAAGATGAAGATACTGAAAGTTATATTCCCCATATTTACAAGGATATTGCACCGTGCTTAAAAGATTTAGCCGATGAg GAATATTCGTACAAAGACTTACTGAACGTATACTTCCCTGAAACTGTCgaaagagagaaaaaaatgaaggagGAGAAAGAgttaagagaaaaaaaaatagaagaaaaggATAACTATAAAAAGTTCAGTGGGGAAATTAAGGATacggaaaaaattatgaaagaAAAACTTAGGGACGAAtgtaatatacaaaattttgagcatataagtaaaataaacgatcataaaaaaaagaataaagcTTTAGATATTGCTTATGATGTTATTGAAGATTCTTTAAAAGACATTTATTTAGACAGTAAATTTAAGAGGAATTACaatgatgaagaagaaaaaaaaaattatttagaaatagcgaaaaaggaaaaggatatgttatatacagatttaataaataagcCTTCGATCGTAAGTTGTAGTAGTACAGTGGATTTATTTGGTGTTTTTTATGACAGTAAAgattacaaaaatgaaaaaaaattattattagaaaTGGATAAAATCATAAATTCAGAACCTTTTAAAAGTAATCAGGGAAATATACTACAAGATGTAGATACAATATTaaagaagaataaaattCCGACACGTATTCGTAATTTTCTCATTAAATATAGAAGTATAgctattaaaattaataatatgaaaaaaagtgaaaatgggaaaaaaaaagttcaagAGAGTACAAACAAGCAGGATGCAAATTCAGACATAAGCATATCATCAAatgaggaaaaagaaaatgaaggaACAATAAACAAAAGGATGTTCTCTAACTATGGCGATAATGATCAACAGAATAACAATATGCAAATTGAGGGAGGTATTGACGACGAAACAGCAGAATGTAGTGACAAAAAGTTGAATGAGGGAAATGAATATAACGATATGGAGAGTTGTAAGAATGTAAACAATAAGCAAGGTAAAATAGGAGTAGAAAAAAACTATaaagattttttaaaagatctTAATAAGGTTATTATAACTttgcataataatataaataatgaaaaattaataagaagGGATCAATATTTCATAGATGAATTATATGAAGAATACAAAAAGCATGTTAAAAGTATGCATATTAAAAGGAATAGATTAGAAccgcaaaaaaataaatatgactTCTTGACATTTGTGCATGAACATTAtgaagaatattatttttttaaatatgggAATTTTGCTTATGATTTTAACGAACAAGTAGAAAAAGTAAAGAGTAAGattgaaaaggaaaattgcTATAACAAGTTAGATAAGACCCCAAAAATAAAGGAGAAGGAGCATACAAAAAATGTTCACAACGATATGGATATCGTTACACACGTGgaaggaaaagaagaaaaagttCAAGACAACACATCTTTAGGTAGTACTATTAGCATGCCCACTGTTCCCAGTTGTATTAGCGGTAAAGCAGACAATATGAGACCAGTGAACACGATGAGTAACAACAAGGAGTGCACCATTTTAAAAGGACTaaagaacaataaaaaattgaagaaacACGTGCTTGTggatataataagaaattatcaaaaaagaatatacgACATATACAAACCGAACAATTttataacaaatttatatgGATTTGATAACTAtattgaaaatgaaaaatatgataaagaaattaatataactcttaataaatatagtatattaaattatgataGTAAAGAAGCATTAAATAATGACGAAAGGTTATATGTTGGTAAGTTAATATTtggtaaaatttttaaaattgagAAAAATTTTGCATATGTTGATATAAATTATGCCTTTTATGCGGAATTACATGTAGATCAAATGCCATACAATATTGACAATATTAAAAGCGTTTTTAAAGttaatgataaattaatatttgaaatattcaaaatgtaTCCAGATAGGATATTGTTAacattgaaaaatatacaaaaaattaatgatctTAATAAAATACTCTTACATAAAACTCAAGACATACCTTTTGATGTACATGTTGTTTCTCTTATAAAAAACGGAATAAATGTTTCTTacaatgatatatatacatttattcatatatccGCCTTAtcaagtaaatataaaataaaagtagaagaaaatgaaaaaattgatGAAACTATAGttaatcaaaaaattaaagttcTGTGCAcagatattaataaattaagtttttcaaatttattatatgaacaaaatgaacaattaaaaaaaatgaatatgtatGATTTAATTGAAGTTGAAATTATACACATATCTAAGTATGGATTGATGGTAAAATATGAAGATGTAGTTGGGCTAATTCACATATCGGAAATctctaaaaagaaaatagacAACATAGAtgatatattcaaaattaatgataaattaaaaggtattataattaatatagatTATGATAATAGAAGATTTTCTCTttcaatgaaaatattagaaaGGGACGGTAGAAATATTATTGATCACAAATCTCAAATATATGATGATCTGCCATATATTGTAGaggttattaaaaaaagaaatagtaattttaaaattgacGACTCAAATATTAAGAACCAGCTGTTATCtcttatagatatatatagaaatgaTGATAATGGTACAAAGGGTAATACGCAAAAAGGGGAAACAAATTcgaataacataataaaggaaaaatgtgATACAGGTGTAACTGTGGAGAGTGAAGTTGAGAATGAAGTAAAGAGCGATATTAATCGAAGGGAAAATGTTGAAGGAGATCTCCTACAAAACGAAAGTGCGCAAATGCAGGAATATAATGAACAAATACAGCATGACGATAAAGACAAACCATTGAGAACTTcggaaagagaaaaagataCGCTTGACGGTGCTATTTATTCAGATGAACAACAAGAAGAAAGGGAACTATCTATTGATATACACAATCAGTTAATTCCTTATATAATGTTGAAACAAACGGAGAGCGAAAAAACGGAGGATGAGGAAAAAGGAAG GGAAATAATTTGGAACTTGGAAGATGAAGAATTTTTGCATTCCAACTCACCAGTCCAGAGTATTCAAt tttCTGAGTATCAGTGGtcttatttaaaagaaaaaaaatgggtgAACTTTCCTTTTAATATCAACAgaattatgaattattatttcaacATTTACGATGATTTTTTCACCTATAAGGACAAAAA CGTGAtgtatgaaataaattttgtaaaattaataagagTTGATATGACTACTGGGCTCTACAACAAAATTAGAAAGAGTGCAAAGTGA
- the PmUG01_14044500 gene encoding conserved Plasmodium protein, unknown function has translation MTKMGKYLCNHLIRRKAQPQSKESCFRGSRDIASGSHKNKEYYERKSINLCTAFNNNVNIRHERLDSNCYIYSINSTIFKLLKHVHKLNKKFKKYKRDMINMNDTVMIDKGNYHMKNEIEQIFMCYVSIYNNIKKNLFLRVTLEILNSPVLYKKITDNKNFYEELLYEIIKCANENGMDKKYIIYEYLIKIVSTFLKNKNFLNEIFQRIFFLQVIKILNKEQNINHFAISNFTFLLSCISFYKRNLKTDKYFYTKESQNHYPLLLYHISPDNKFFILHEKKQLLQNCIPMILEIFTKMESYNCFSEIDICNIFDFLHEFKQYHRIKEIICSDIHKYFTTSSAVKHLCFFLYLLASSRNTDNNSTIRTEVYNYIYNIIFLKRNHLTDLKNINLFLLSVVVNHKADYKKYNKNIELTKNEQYKNIFSIKHKEKIDHTKKKFNKKFELCLKLRHRFIKKQKQRKEKIMYFFIKQCFMKLIEKSKLDSKYVKTFYRYFLFYHIKKNCTRKKNYLSPLTIVRNLEL, from the coding sequence ATGAcaaaaatgggaaaatatCTATGTAACCACTTGATAAGAAGAAAGGCACAACCACAATCAAAAGAGAGCTGCTTCAGAGGCAGTAGAGATATAGCTTCAGGTAGCcataaaaataaggaatattatgaaagaaaaagtataaatttatGCACAGCTTtcaataataatgtaaatataagaCATGAACGACTGGATAgtaattgttatatatatagcataaACTCAACCATTTTCAAACTTTTAAAACATGTTCataaattgaataaaaaatttaaaaaatataaaagagatATGATAAATATGAATGATACTGTAATGATAGATAAGGGAAATTACCATATGAAGAACGAAAttgaacaaatatttatgtgttacgtttctatatataataatataaagaaaaatttatttttaagggTAACTTtggaaatattaaattctcccgtattatataaaaaaataactgataataaaaatttttatgaagaattactttatgaaataattaaatgtgCAAATGAAAATGGTATggacaaaaaatatattatttatgaatatttgataaaaattgtatcaacatttttaaaaaataagaactttttgaatgaaatatttcaaagaatattttttttacaagtgataaaaattttaaataaagaacaaaatataaatcattttGCTATTAgcaattttacttttttactttcctgtatttcattttataaaagaaatctAAAAACagacaaatatttttatactaaGGAATCACAAAATCATTAccctttattattatatcacATATCACctgataataaattttttattttgcatgAGAAAAAACAACTCCTACAAAATTGCATACCTATGATTTTAGAAATTTTTACGAAAATGGAAAGTTACAACTGTTTTAGCGAAATcgatatttgtaatattttcgACTTCTTGCATGAATTTAAACAATATCAcagaataaaagaaataatatgttCAGACATACACAAATACTTTACTACATCAAGTGCCGTAAAACACTtatgtttctttttatacCTTTTAGCTTCCAGCAGAAATACTGATAACAATTCTACCATTCGTACGgaagtatataattatatatataatattatatttttaaagagaAACCACTTGACAgatcttaaaaatataaacttatTTTTGCTAAGCGTAGTAGTAAATCATAAAGCTGATTATAAGAAGTACAATAAAAACATCGAACTAACCAAAAACGAACAATACAAGAATATTTTCTCGATTAAacataaggaaaaaatagatcacaccaaaaaaaaattcaacaaaaaatttgaattatGCTTAAAACTAAGACACAGGTTTATTAAGAAACAGAAACAgcgaaaggaaaaaattatgtacttttttattaaacaatGTTTTATGAAGCTCatagaaaaaagtaaattagatagtaaatatgtaaaaactttttatcgatactttttgttttaccacataaaaaaaaattgcactcgaaaaaaaaattatttatcacCCCTAACAATTGTAAGAAATTTAGAACTGTAA
- the PmUG01_14044600 gene encoding conserved Plasmodium protein, unknown function: MKKNQFFHIVENNDLSTASGENSFFDLSVNSNVDFKNEEKEKKNFDNVDVDNVQRDILNNLTKRNALNYLGLCNKKENFEHFKCANRSHEKSTLHAHIKCNKHKGKNDYDMYPACIKYEYENNISSDMLNCTERNVSNIEPSDVSNYKLSDVVHLPNSCYSNINQEEVMNRDCVKNKTIYNNRETKRKNDFYCLQQIIHNNLNNNYDKNEIKIFHIYHDNRAECLFNDISVIKFYGHKNICIYENKNYIYNKINTNLFQHNEEKKKMMSFNVDNDIYEYLYKEKIKLVNNKKDGNCSADGFNNKKDESNKEVQYFQFYIHKYPSFLKDKIKTFIHIYNMFSVYPYINHKFIEDGIYSENLKVTWSCEKLLHIRWHFCEENELKEILNDIVLNKKKEHNFDENFMKINDFLYINFLTQEIKILDIRNNQFDENNYIILNGSGLCFSAHYYIMVPYHRYINESSRKDNTNDKNGDANKNDKNYHLTYEYIYLSQLFNIYDDFNICFLYPLCVSYFFYYHLFVKDKIKNVVASSPQGISEMEDIKYNNTCEESYINQLNDIYVKLKNCFKKNILDDTHNSTIKVKGDTIEFLIPQSCYKNFENVEFVNEKSYYLTLLYVICISKHGLYDNQKKLANMDWCNDYNILHDNCFSAADLKDGYNKCTGTNNCSNKYTSGSSNCHCTSAPTNSTTRKFNCDNPMKAYHGEGEKWQWWCRENLLCSNEIKEISNLRNIFPDNIKNYFNTCNKIDNIIKVSIRNDGMCFFYVKSIVSEYLFYSFFILFNSKENLLQLMRSRKTSNHNGNIKSDSVDNEDDIKGNYDNAKKNNNNNKVIYNNNNKVIYNNNNNNNNNVICNNNNNNNNVICNNNNNNVICNNNNNNIICNNNNNIICNNNNYSINCSVGNLDRHITNDSKKDNCTFVPKLNQNMSVHNNKEHLTDDGSRLEGYYKLNNKFYYLNPINLLHTFNNTDLQNDDSLYNFNYVNNKSGLSPMFANIHRIFEINNIKNVYNDIYICENKKVNTFKLINIMNKEKKKILTPYYFNINELTPLFFLRLSNTHIYDINRQMNKVFEYINYNNKTFTPFLKEHENYEMNVQLDLLENIYTINNELYLLYTKKINYSHDIYKYNYLYVQDYLLKNYMLYYNIYFTIHDELKKNAYYKLKYTNKNKETISIHFTVSFNYVYDQLKSHFQLTPQFCITHIEQNSHQNFEEHNYISFIQNYVNEKCLK, from the coding sequence atgaaaaaaaatcaattttttcatattgttGAAAATAACGACTTATCTACTGCATCAGGTGAAAATTCGTTTTTTGATTTATCCGTTAATTCCAATGTGGactttaaaaatgaagaaaaagaaaaaaaaaatttcgatAACGTTGACGTTGATAATGTCCAACGtgatattttgaataatCTTACTAAAAGAAATGCTTTGAATTACTTAGGTTTATgcaacaaaaaagaaaattttgaacATTTCAAATGTGCAAATAGGTCACATGAAAAAAGCACTCTCCATGcacatataaaatgtaataagcACAAAGGAAAAAACGACTATGATATGTATCCTGCAtgcataaaatatgaatatgaaaataatatatcaagTGATATGTTAAATTGTACGGAAAGAAATGTATCAAATATTGAGCCGAGTGATGTATCAAATTATAAGCTGAGCGATGTTGTGCATTTACCGAACTCCTGTTATAGTAACATCAACCAGGAAGAAGTTATGAACAGGGAttgtgtaaaaaataaaactatttataataatagagaaacgaaaagaaaaaacgatTTTTATTGCTTGCaacaaataatacataataatttaaataataactatgataaaaatgaaataaaaatttttcatatttatcatGATAATAGAGCTGAATGTTTATTTAATGACATAAGTGTAATAAAATTCTATGggcataaaaatatatgtatatatgaaaataaaaattacatatataataaaattaataccAATTTATTTCAACataatgaagaaaagaaaaaaatgatgtcTTTTAATGTAGATAAtgatatttatgaatatttatataaagaaaaaataaagctagtcaataataaaaaagatggTAATTGTAGTGCAGACggatttaataataaaaaggatgAAAGTAACAAAGAAGTGCAATACTTTCAGTTTTACATTCACAAATATCCATCTTtcttaaaagataaaataaaaacatttatacatatatataacatgttTAGTGTATATCCTTATATTAATCATAAATTCATTGAAGATGGTATATATTCCGAAAACTTAAAAGTTACTTGGAGttgtgaaaaattattacatataagaTGGCACTTCTGTGAGGAAAacgaattaaaagaaatactaAATGACATCgtcttaaataaaaaaaaagagcataattttgatgaaaattttatgaaaatcaATGATTTTCTTTACATTAATTTCTTAAcacaagaaataaaaatacttgaTATACGCAACAATCAatttgatgaaaataattacataatattaaatgGCAGTGGTCTTTGTTTTTCTgctcattattatataatggtGCCTTATCACAGGTATATTAACGAAAGTAGCAGAAAAGACAAtacaaatgataaaaatggtgatgctaataaaaatgataaaaactATCATTTAacttatgaatatatttatctatcgcaactatttaatatttatgatgATTTCAACATATGCTTTTTATATCCATTATGtgtttcttattttttttattatcatttgtttgtcaaagataaaattaaaaatgtagttGCATCATCACCGCAAGGAATTTCCGAAATGGAagacataaaatataacaatactTGTGAAGAGTCTTATATTAATCaattaaatgatatatatgttaaattaaaaaactgttttaaaaaaaatatactggATGATACACATAATTCTActataaaagtaaaaggtGATACTATTGAATTTTTAATCCCACAAAGTTGTTACAAAAATTTCGAAAATGTAGAATTCGTTAATGAGAAATCTTATTATTTGACGTTACTCTATGTCATATGCATAAGTAAGCATGGGTTATATGAtaaccaaaaaaaattagctaACATGGATTGGTGCAATGATTACAATATTCTGCATGATAATTGTTTTTCTGCAGCTGATTTAAAAGATGGTTACAACAAATGTACAGGTACTAATAACTGCAGCAACAAGTATACAAGTGGGAGTAGTAACTGTCATTGTACTAGTGCTCCGACTAACTCTACCACAAGAAAGTTCAACTGTGATAACCCAATGAAGGCATATCATGGTGAAGGAGAAAAATGGCAATGGTGGTGCagagaaaatttattatgcTCCAACGAGATTAAAGAAATTAGTAATTTACGCAATATTTTTCccgataatataaaaaattattttaatacatgTAACAAAATTGACAATATCATAAAAGTTAGCATACGCAATGATGGcatgtgttttttttatgttaaaagTATCGTCAgcgaatatttattttattcatttttcatattatttaactCGAAAGAAAATCTTCTTCAGCTAATGAGGAGCAGGAAAACGAGTAACCATAATGGTAATATTAAAAGTGATAGTGTTGATAATGAGGATGATATTAAAGGCAATTATGATAatgctaaaaaaaataataataataataaagttatatataataataataataaagttatatataataataataataataataataataatgttatatgtaataataataataataataataatgttatatgtaataataataataataatgttatatgtaataataataataataatattatatgtaataataataataatattatatgtaataataataactacAGCATCAACTGTAGTGTTGGCAACTTGGACCGTCATATCACGAATGACAGCAAAAAAGACAACTGCACATTTGTTCCTAAGCTTAACCAAAATATGAGCGTTCACAATAATAAAGAACATTTAACAGATGACGGATCTCGGTTAGAAGGTtactataaattaaataacaaattttaCTACTTAAATCCgattaatttattacatacttttaataatactgACTTACAAAATGATGACtctttgtataattttaattatgtaaacAACAAAAGCGGGTTATCACCTATGTTCGCAAATATCCATCGGATATTCGaaattaacaatataaaaaatgtttataatgatatttatatttgtgaaaataaaaaagtaaataccTTCAaactaattaatataatgaataaagaaaaaaaaaaaattttaactcCTTACTATTTCAACATAAATGAATTAACTCCTCTCTTCTTTTTAAGGTTGtcaaatacacatatatatgacatCAATAGACAAATGAATAAAGTTTtcgaatatataaattataataataaaacgtttacaccttttttaaaagaacatgaaaattatgaaatgaATGTTCAGTTAGATTtgttagaaaatatatataccattAATAATgaactatatttattatatactaaaaaaattaactattcccatgatatttataaatataactacTTATATGTTCAGGATTATctactaaaaaattatatgctttattataatatttattttacaatacatgatgaattgaaaaaaaatgcgtattataaattaaaatatacaaacaaaaataaagaaactATATCAATTCACTTTACCGTATCTTTTAATTATGTGTATGATCAATTGAAGTCCCATTTTCAACTAACTCCACAATTCTGCATAACCCACATAGAGCAGAATTCACATCAAAATTTTGAAGAACATAATTACATATCATTCATTCAAAATTATGTGAATGAAAAATGCTTAAAATGA